A window of Glycine soja cultivar W05 chromosome 2, ASM419377v2, whole genome shotgun sequence genomic DNA:
tgAGTAGATTCTATAAACTCTGAATAAACTCGGTAAACTCTTGAGTTTATCACTGAGTTAACGAATCAGTAAGTTAacaaaattagaccaaaatgtaagtcattttgaGTTGTTTTTTGTCTGTTTAGTGTTCAACATACTTTCATTTGGcgtgttattctcaaatacaaaaattctcacatttaataatataatactctTGTTCTCTAATAATATCAAATTCTCGATGAGAATGATCTACTATTATTATAACATATGCAAGTTATTATTTGGTAATGATGTATTATTAGACTtgattatttaagtattgtgaaatttatgatatactattttgctttattatattgttgaaatgtttaattgatattttatttatagatattttgttattatttttatatgaagtgaaCTCTTTCGAGTCTACGAGTTGAGTCCACGAGTCGAGTTTATGGAATTCTCACGAGTTTACATACTCTACTCTACAGTTTGGTAACCTTGTATATAATTCTAAGTACAAATAAATAGATCCCATGCAAACACATGTAGGTGTGTGTATACGCTGAGAGGGAGTCCATTGATAGTAGATGACAAACTTTTGtactaacactattttataacctcctttctttttttataattaaactaaacaaattATTGGTACAAAGAGCTAATTTTAAGCAcaaattttactaaatattagaGATACAAATCACCAACCAAAACCAAAGCTGCACAGTAAGCCAAATATCTCAAGTACATAGCAAAGAACTAAACATCTACTGATATATAAGTAAGCACATCTTATAATTACACagacaaaaatatatactatCAAGACTCTTAAGAATCTAAAGATGCCTTTGTGACATGGAAGGCAGAGCCAATGTCCTGTTTTTGTGTTCCTTAATCCAAGTGTAGGGGTTCTAAGAAACAAAATGTTGAAGAACCACCTAAAACGTATGTCGATAGCTCACTACTTACATCAATTTGTGTTCCACTTACAATTATAAATCCAAATATAAAAGCTTTTCTGTGATGCTCACTCATCCATCTTGAGAGGAATAATCAAAACCACATCTAGTATTGATCCTTTTTCAAGAATACACCTTAGCCATTTTAACAATGTGATTCACGCCCTTCCTATTTGTTGAAAACATTGTAGATTTTCTAGCCATCCATATTGACTAAACTACTGCAAACCGGTcgacagtatttttttttttttttattattatgggaGTCACAATTAAGATGTTCCATACACCGAGCATTATTATGTAATGCTGAACTAATAATATCTTACcaacacaaaacatcatttcatACCGTTGAGaaaaaatgctttaaaaaaacAACGGGACTCGCAGAATACTTGtttgttgtaaaaaaatgagaataataAATCTGGATTgtacaattatatataaatgatcaaaattattataagttgtttattatagtaaaaaaaaccaCTTAAAATAGTcatgtgtatttttatttttattttaatcactcATGTGAATTCTTTTAGACAAATCAAAGTTGAAGTATGTTAGACAAATTGTCTTTCGGCAGGGGATAGTGAAATTTGTACAGCATATATTCACACTTGCTACAAAACAAAATGCTGTAGTGATGAAAAACATGTTAATCATCAGACTTACATATGTTAATATAGcctttatcataaaaattaattaactactTATATAAAACTATGATCAGTTTAAAATAGCTATCATATCTATactattaattgatttttatcaaataaagaaTGTAGGTAACAGAGACATATATTTGGTGTCTATCCATCTGTaggagactattttttttttctacttagaaaaagaaaaggatgagCGAGAATATGTTGAACGTGGGCTTAAATATGTTAGAAATCCCTTAAATATATCCAAATTTAGTaactgattttttaaatttttttattttttgttgggtCTCTAAAACTTCAAAAATTTTGTAGGAGATTCGTGTCGTCCGTTCCCGTCCAAAACGTGATTATGCGTCTATTAGTTGGACACGTTAGCGATACATGTGCGAAATCACGTCAAAGGTATCAATGATATGACGTATCACctggatattttttttaatttttatatttaatttcaaaaaaaaattgtccccacccatttttttttcccttccttcttcccctcttctcttctttcccCGTTCTTCCTCCTTCTATGGCGATCCCAAAACCCCAAACACCACCTTCGTCCAAGTTGACCCCTCCTTTGTGAAAGTCAACCCAACCACTCAACAACAACAGCTTGAAACCCAAACTCTACACAATCCAAATCCGAAAtccaacaccaccaccaccaacaagATTTGTGCATGTAATTTGCACATGTCAAACCACACCCAACCCAAACTCGAACCTACAACGTTGGAGCTTGATCTTGCGCCTTTGTCCATGGGTTCGCCTAGCACTAGCAACGGTACTCCACTGAAATGTTCAAGGACTTGGCAGTGGCATCTGAGTCAGTGATGGAAGCCATTGCAAAAAGACAGATTTGAAGGTCGCATAATGGTTTGGGTCACGTGGTGGTTTGGTGAAGGTCATATGGGTAATATGAGGGTGAGTGGGGCGACATTGATGGTAGTTTGGGTCTTGGCTATGTGGAGTTCTAGGGGTGCGCGGGGTGAAGGTTGTTTGGGTGATGGATTGATGCAAGGAGGGAAAAGAGAGAGTTCAGTGGAAATTAAGTTTGGGTTTGGAAAGAGAATTGGGAGAtagaggagaaggaggaggtgaTGGAGAATTCGCGCATGCGAGCAGAGAACCGACCAAGGAGGGGGGAGGAGGTGGGGAAGGAGGAAGGGAGGATGGTGCCGGTGGAGTCGTGGAAGGAGGGGGAGGTTAGGAAGTCAGTGGACTGTGGCGAGgagggtggtggaggaggaggaggaggaggtgtTGTCATCGCCATTGACGGTGTAGTTCACGAGTTTGGACGTTGGCGATGTAATTCACGCGTTTGAACATCTAACGTGACTTCATATGTGTATCATTAACGTATCCAATTAACGGAGATGTCATCACGTTTTATATGGAAATAAACGGCATGAATCTCACAcaaaattttttaagttttaggaacccaacaaaaaataaaataaattcaataatcgattacaaaatttaaatatatttcagaaATCTCCAATACATTTAagcttttttttctctatcacGAAAGGAGATAATACAAGAATGATCTGAAAAATTATTGTGTGCAAGTATCATTATTGTGCGGTTAATTGTAATGTTATTTCAGGAGTATTTTCCTGGTTGCTTCTTCCCTTTCCTTTTGTGGATAAGCTTTTGACTGCGTGTATCAGCAGAGTTAGGGTAAACCGCACATTAAACTCGCGTATTTAAATTTTCCACAACAAAGCTGTTTTCCAGGTAGAAAAAGGTGAAGCAAAAAAGAGGAAGTAGAATGCATAACCAACTTGATAAGGTCTAGTATAGTACGAGTACTAACACACTTTTAACATACTAATTTAAAcacttacattttttaaaaaaacttattaaaaatcataaaaacatgtagatctcatttattatttaatgaatcttagtaataattttataatttttcattaacaataaaattattctaCACACTCTTCAATTTACTACACCGCCACCCAATACATATTTTCTCAAAGATAATAGAAGGAACCCACCACTATATAACATGTGAACGTGACTGCgagaaaaattgaaaaccaCTCTTTGTGCTGGGTAGTTTCGTCAATTTGAATCCACAAGTTCcacaattattattaaatcCACATTTGCATTATTATGATCGTACCTACGGTTCACTTGCTATATAAATACACAAACTCACCCTCCAACCCTTTCATTTCACATAGAACTCCCCAACTCAAAGTCTCCACATTATATTATagagcaataataataataataatatgggtAACAGCTTAAGGTGTTGTTTGGCTTGCATTCTTCCGTGTGGAGCCCTAGACTTGATCCGCATAGTGCACTTGAACGGGTACGTGGAAGAAATCACGCGTCCAATCACGGCTGGGGAGGTTCTGAAGGCCAATCCAAACCATGTCTTGAGCAAACCTAGCTCCCAAGGCGTGGTTCGCCGGATTCTGATCCTCGCACCGGAGACCGAGCTCAAGAGAGGAGGCATATACTTCTTGATCCCGGCGGCATCGTTACCGgcggagaaaaagaaaagacacaTGAAACATGTGAAACACGTGAGTGGTAACCACGGTGGTGATGATAGTAGTAATAAGAATGCCGTTATCAAGAAGGTGTCTTCCAAGAAGAGCAACCATGATTTGTCATCATCACAACAACGTGATAATGGGGGCTTTGTAGTTTCTAAGGAGAAGAAATGCTCAGGGCGGGATCGCCGGAGTGGTCGCGGCGGATTGTGGCAGCCTCGGTTGGAGAGCATCTCAGAAGACTAGTTTTTTTCCGGTGGCCGGTGCCGGAATTTGGCTTGCCGGTGGGGACTGGGAACCGAAGGTGGTTCAACACTTgaaattgttaaaatataacatgactttttctctctcaatgTATGCGAGTATCTAAATTTGTGGATATAGAAGAGTTACTCTGCCTTCCATGATTTttcgatcttttttttttgggttgaattaatcaatttaaacatGCTTGCTTAATACAGatcaaaaaataaaggaaaggaaaataatCGAGGGATCTATGAATAATACATCAAgtattctttctctttctcataCATtacagagagagaaaaaaggatattaatttcattttattttcttttatacatatctcaaattttgaatttcaaactaATTTATTTGAAGAGAAATTATCATATAGTTTAATACCATCATATAACTATGGTCTTGATCAATATCTGTGTAATAATACATAACaactttttcaatttataaaaaagaagattGATTGGACCATGATGAAGTAggatcatttaataatttatcgtGTGATGGATGACATTTGAagaatttgtggttcttcctaATGAAAAGTTAAGAGGGAGTTTAATTTGTCTTGCTTTTGGTTAATTAATCTATAAATGCCCCCTAAACAGAAAACATTAATGGTGGCATCATGAATTAGATCCATATTCCAATGATTAAGCCGAATTTTAATTTGGATATTTAATTAGAACATGCACGTTAGCCACCTATGCCCACTCAAGGAATCTATTAAGTAACCAGGAATAAAAGGCTTAGGTtgacattattatttaaattactaattattTTGTAGTTGGTCTAGATTAAAGCGATATAAGTTCTACTTTCAGGAGATGAGTACAGGTGTACTCGGAGCAAACAAATTAAACAATGtccaaaataattagaaaaatgtaCGAGTATTTCTGTTCACGCTAAGAATGAAGTCAAAGCAAAACTTAATTAAGCACATAATATTGGACACATTTTCGTAGGAGACGAACCAAAGTACAGATTGGAGTCCCAATTAAGGTTGATGATTGTACTTCTAGGCTTTCATTCCATCGTTAACAATTCAGGAGACAATTTAAGCTCGGTTAGTGGATTTTAATTAGCTGGCCAACATTAAAAAACTAAGGACTTGATActaagataattaattttattatatttcaaaattcatattaaactataaaatataaaattataccaTATACTAAATAAGCAATCTACTACGAAAATGCCTAAGACATAAATCTGTGTATAAAGCTACAAGATATTTGACTCAAATAGTCCAAAATTTACAAGTGATGAACAATTTGTGGCCGCCaaggaacaaaaatgaaaagagagagaaggggGGCATTCAAATAGCGGGAAACTCCTGATTGATGAATGACCACTCACTAGAAGTTTAGTAAAACAAGtacttattaattaaaataataatattttcttttggaaCAAGAAAAAGATATATGGTAGAAAcaatagagaggagaaaaagGTGGGACTTAGTAGAAACATTGGCGACCTCACCACGCTACTCAAGCAAGAAAGCTGGCATATCCTCCTTGACCTATTTCTTATTAAATTACTCACTTGTTCACGTGGATTCCCTCTCTTCTCTCCCATACCAATAATACACAATTCTTTCCACATCCCTTTCTCACACTCCAACTCATCCACATATTATTATACTAGTTCGATTGGACCATATACCTACCTTGGTTTCACGCCTCTAGATCATCATATTACACAGATCGATGCACATCTGTTTTAGTGAACAATTAACTTAGGTTTAGTCATTGTtgttagttttcttttctttaaatcaAATGGTTTAACTTTAAGCAACATACGTAGGAATACAGATTTGATTGGATGTACTTCTTTCAAGGTGAAATTTCATCGGTTTGGTTAAAAGGAAGGGCAAGTAAACGCGTAAACTTAGCTTAATTAAACTTGCTTTTAatcaaagagttttttttttcttagcatGCTATGAAgtaatttttgttgaaaatgataattaatCTTTGTTAGAGACAGTgaatattcataaattaaagtATGTATTTTCTTcccaatataatttattttatacttaaagAATTCGAATTCTGAAATacttaattaagaaatataagtcGTTATATTACATATGTTAAATATTGTTGATTTTTAATCAAAGAGTATGATTAAGCTAAATACCAACATGTgtgattgtaaaataatttatttaataatttccaGATTGTTTAACTAGCTAGATATTGTAAAGTAAagcaattttataaattgtaaatGTACTTAAAAGAGATTTTATTTGAAACTTAATTTGTGAGTTTCGTTTATGATTGGTAACGTTAATAACAGACTGTCTTCAAAAAAGTATAAACAACATTagtaaaatattatgtttagttatattttttatctctaatttttaatttttagagaattttaccttcaataaataattttacattgttaatcaaaaatcacttttgatatgacttttaagataGATATTGTAAAAGTTGACAAACTTATCATACTcggtataaaattattttacattgttaTTGTATTGTTTACTTAAATGCTTATTTCGTCCttacaatttaacattttttttcattttcgtccttgcaaaaaaaattgttttaatccttgtaaaatacgtttaatttactttttattcttaaagcgttttagataatattttgaacCATACAAAAAATGTTATCTAAAGCGTTTTAAggacgaaaaataaaataaatataatttgcatagattaaagcaatttttttcaatgatgaaaaacaaaaaatactaaattcttttggatgaaaaacattatttaaacctaaaatcaattccattttaaaaatttgggagGCTTGAATAAGACAAACTTATTCAAACATACTTAGAGTtaaaaattactcaaaagataCTAAGCATACATATGAGGGAAATCATTGAggttaaattaatgttttagtcttctaatttattttttagatttaatttgatcttctatttttttcgtATTCAATTTggtactttaattttttaaattgatttaatttaatccaTCAGTATTATgcatattttccaaaaaaaacaatcaattttaaaaattaaaggattaaattaaacaaaaaaaactaaatgatcaaattgaatcaattttaaaaatttgataaccaaattaaattttaaaaaaattagaataataaataaaacgtaaataataaattagaataaaaaacactaatttaacccatcattaactaattaaaaaaactcaatcaaTTTGGTGATAATGCataacatattaacatattGTAAAAAGAAATGATAGAGATTCCAAGGACTGGAGTAAGTAGCATTGAGCCTTGCGCTGCAGTTGGTTAGGACAAAGCAGATCAAGAAGCAAAGTTCACGGGTTCAGTCGCCAAATCCCGAAGGAAAACTAGCCTGATTCTCTCAAAACATGCGCATATATCCCATAATTGGAGATTGGAGTTTTAGTATttgtgtgtgtctatatatatagattaaaataaaatgtcaaaattaaaatattttaaattaaaattaaaattttatttaatcatataatttttaattaaaagaatatttctgTCACAattatcatcatgatcatttttattattatcattattaactGTTATAATCATTATCGTGAACATCACTATGATcactaattattaataataatgataattatattgatgacgataataataattatgagaGGATCAGAATTCTAATGACAATCTATAAGACATATTTGGTATAATGAAAGCCTCGTGCTTATAACTTACCAAAATTGCGCATATTGACTCCTTATAGAAAATTTCTTGGACATATGCATAAGTAGTCAATATGTATAATGCCTTGTTCAGTGAGTTTTTAAAGCATAGAAAGTATTTTACACATGACCTGTAATTGGAAGAAGTACCCTTAACAGTAGCATATTTATAAGAGCTAGCACTAGCTTTTTCCTACATTTCTTACCTAAATTACTGGACTGAACTTTATATACTTGCTTACTCATtatagtaatttatttattttttgaattatcatattattaatatgaaatatcCACCACATTTACACAGCCATGTTATTCTTTAAAACTGGCTTCAATTGATTCatggtttatttttttcccttaaatgtttaaaaaataaattaaaaaacaaaaacaaaataatgttcaAATTTAATGGCCTTCCAAATAGCTGATATTTATAGAATATGCTCTCTTTGAATCAGTACACCTTGCAGTCCCACATTATAAATTAGGTATATTCAACCAGGTTCATTGTCTTGCAATGATGcagttgtgttttttctttggttGTTATTTAAAACAA
This region includes:
- the LOC114396959 gene encoding uncharacterized protein LOC114396959, producing the protein MGNSLRCCLACILPCGALDLIRIVHLNGYVEEITRPITAGEVLKANPNHVLSKPSSQGVVRRILILAPETELKRGGIYFLIPAASLPAEKKKRHMKHVKHVSGNHGGDDSSNKNAVIKKVSSKKSNHDLSSSQQRDNGGFVVSKEKKCSGRDRRSGRGGLWQPRLESISED